The following nucleotide sequence is from Alphaproteobacteria bacterium.
TCTCGTCGGTGCGCTGGCTGCAACGCCAGCTGAACGACCCCTATGTCGCCGAGGCCAAGCGCCGCGGCTTGCGTTCGCGCGCCGCGTTCAAACTGATCGAGATCGACGACAAGTTCCATATCCTGAAGCCGGGCATGGCGGTGCTCGATCTCGGAGCCGCGCCGGGCGGCTGGTCGCAGGTCGCGGCGGAACGGGTCGGCCCGTCCGGCAAGGTGGTTGCCGTCGACATCCGGCCGATGGATCCCCTGCCCGACGTCGTGTTCATCCAGGCCGACATCACGGAGCAGGCGACCGAGCAGGCCGCGCGCGCAGCGCTGGGCCGGGCGCCCGACGTGGTGTTGAGCGACATGGCCTCGAGCGCGACCGGGCACGCGCAGACCGATCACCTGCGCACGATGGCGCTGGTCGAGGCGGCGCTGGACTGCGCGCTTTCGATGCTGGCGCCCGGCGGCAGCTTCGTCGCCAAGGTGCTGCAGGGCGGCACCCAGGCGGAGCTGCTGGCGCAGATGAAGCACCGTTTCGCCCGGGTCAAGCATGCGAAGCCGCCGGCCAGCCGGTCGGATTCGGCCGAGATGTACGTGGTCGCGACCGGCTATCGGCGGGCGGCGGACGCGGAGACGTGACCGGCGCCACGTCCTCGGCGCGGCGGCTCGACGACGCGTTCATCGCCGCGGTCAACCGGCGCTTCAGCGGCCGCGCGGTGCTGGTCGCGCAGGTGGACGACCCGCCGGAGCCGCGTGAGGTGGGGCCGGCGCCGCTGTCCGGGCCGATCGCGGAATCGCGTCTGCGCTGGCTCGACCGGCTGGCGGCGGAAGGCCGGCCGAACGAGCCGCACGCGATGCTGCGCGCCACCGGCGACCTCACCGCCCATGCCGACTATTCGGTGATCGATTTCGCCACCGTCTGCGCCATCCGCGAGACCGGCGCGTGGCCGCCGATCCTCAGCGGCGGCGCCCTCGCCGTCTGCCGCGCCCGCGGACGGGTGCTGCTGCAGCGCCGCAGCCGCTGGGTCTCGACCTATCCCGGCTGCCTCGACATCGTCGGCGGTGCCTTCCAGCCGCCCGTCGGCGGTGCCTGCGGCGATGCCGATCTTCGCGCCACCATCGCGCGCGAGTTCGTCGAGGAAACCGGCATCGCCGTCGACTGCGGCGGCGCGGTGCCTGCGGTGATCGCCGGCCAGCTCCGCGTCGGCTTCACCGGCTATGTCCAGCTTGGTCTCGATGTGGCGGCCGACGACCTCGACCGCGCGGCGCCGACCCAGGAGGGCGCGCTGTCCGCCTTCGACGCCGAGGCCCTGGCCGAGGCGCTGTCGGGCCCGGAAGAGGACTGGGTGCCGACGGCGCGCCTGCATGTGCTGGCCTGGCTGGCGCTCGGCGCGCGCGCCGTTGCGTCCGGCACCGATACCGGTGCGGTGTTCCCGGACCAGACCGTCGCGCGGCTGCTCGCCGGTTGACGCGCCGGAAAGGTTCGGTTCACGCTCTTTGTGCCACAATTGCAGTCGAAATTGGTCATGATCGGCCGGCTTGGCCGGTCATCGGTTTGCGCACCGGCACGCCGGGTGCGCCCCAGGCGACGCGGATTTGCTGCATTTTCCGCGTCCTCCGCCGGGTGTACGGGACCCAAGAAGGGCGCCCGTACACCCGGTTCAACCCTGCCGCGGCGCATGCGACGAAGCGGCTAGCCGAGGCAGCCGGACCCCATTTCCTCCGCACGCTCTCCTTCGCAGACCCGGCGTCCCGACAGCGGATCGCGCTTGTCGGTGCCCGTCACGGCATCTGACGGCGGCTACGGAAGCCACATCGGGTCCCGCTTGCGGCCGGGCCGGCGCGCGTGCCGATTGAACCCGGTCGCATCTTGCTGTCAGCTAGGGCCGAGCGCCGTCCGCGTGGACGGCCTCGCGCCCGGCGTCTCGCACGCCCGCAAACGGGCTCAAGGGGAGGAAAAATGCGACCGAAGGCCATGACCGAACTGCCGCCGATGAACCGGACACGCAAGACCGTGGCCGACATGCTCGCGATGAAGGGCCGGCAGAAGATCAAGATGCTGTTCGTCGACAAGGTCGAGGAGGCGGAAGCCGCCGCCGAGGCGGGGATCGACATGCTGTCGATCATCGACCCGATCTGGACCCCGCGCATGCGCGAGGCGGCCGGCAACTGCTTCGTCCAGGTCGGCCTGCTCTATGGCGAGCTGGTCACCGCCGACGACTACATGCGTGCGGCGTTCGACGCCATGGGCATCGGCGCCGACTGCGTCTATTGCGCCGCGAGCCTGACTACGATCGCGAAGCTGGCGGCCGAGGGGATACCGGTGGTCAGCCACGTCGGGCTGGTGCCGTCGCGGCGCACCTGGACCGGCGGCTTCAAGGCGGTCGGCAAGACCGCCGACAGCGCGTTGAAGGTGTTCCGCGACGTCAAGGCGCTGGAGGACGCCGGCGCCTTCGCGGCCGAGCTCGAGGTGGTGCCGGGCCGGGTCGGCGACGAGATCACCAAGCGGACCCGGATGCTGATGCTGGGCATGGGCGGTGGCGCCGGCGCGGACGCGCAATATCTGTTCGCCGAGGACGTGCTGGGCTACACCCGCGGCCATCGCCCGCGCCATGCCAAGGTCTATCGCGACTTCCGCACGGAATACGACCGACTGCAGCGCGAGCGGGTTGCCGCGTTCAAGGAGTTCATCGCAGACGTGGAGTCGGGCGCCTATCCCGAGGACGGGCATCTGGTGCCGATCGACGATGCCGAGTTCGCGGCGTTCATGAAGGGCCTGCCGCGCTGATGCTGCGAATGTCCGGCGCCGCGCGTCGCGGCGCCGGAACCGGCCGGTTCCGGCTCGTGGCGCAACCAGGCGGGTGCCATGCGGATCTTGGCCGTTGCGGTGTTGCCGGTTTGGCTCCACACCGGTTCGGGCCAGGCGCAGATCGACGCGCACATGCTGCAGCAGATCGAGAGCCGGCTCGCCGCACTTCGGGCGGAATACGCCGACGGCGAGCGACAGCGCCCCGAACCGACGGCGAAGCTGGAGGAGCTCGACCACGTCACGCTGCGCATCGCCGGTGCGCCGCAGGTCCTCCAGGGCGTGATCGATGGGGCCGAGGCCGAGGCGCCGATGGCCGTCTGATACGACCCCCGGCAAGAAGCGGATCGATCGGTCCGCAAAGCGGTCGAGCGTGACCGCGGCCGACTGCGCCGCCTACAGCCGTGGCAGGCGGGCGGTGTGGAACCAGAAGCGCTCGATCGAAGCCAGCACGGTGTCGAAGCCGTCCATGCCGTGCGGCTTGGTCACATAGCAGTTGGCATGGGCCTGGTAGCTGCGGGTGACGTCGGCCTCGTCGTCGGAACTGGTCATCACCACGACGGGAATGGTCTTCAGGTCGTCGTCGGCCTTGATCTCCTGCAGCACCTCGCGGCCGTCGGTGCCGGGCAGGTTGAGGTCGAGCAGGATCAGCTGCGGACGCTTGGAACGCTCGAAACCGGCGGCGCGGCGCAGGTAGCGGATCGCCTTGTCGCCGTCGTCGACCACGCTCAGCACGTTGCTGAGCCCGCTGCGCCGCAGCGCCTCGCGCGTCAGCAGCACGTCGCCGGGGTTGTCCTCAACCAGAAGAATGCTGATCGCCTCAGGACCCTGGTCCATCTGCCTGTCTCCGCACGCCGTCGCCCGCGCTCAACGTGAAATGCACTTCCGTGCCCGTCCCCAACGCGGATTCGATCCAGATCGTTCCGCCATGGGCCTCCACCACTTTTCGGCAGATGGCCAGCCCCAGCCCGGTGCCTTCATAGGCATCGCGCGGGTGGAGACGCCGGAACAGGTCGAACACGCGCTCATGGTGCTTGGGATCGATCCCGATCCCGTTGTCCTTGACGACAACGTGCCAGACACCGCCTTCCGCCTTGGCGTCGACCCGCACCACCGGCGCGGCCTCGCTCCTGTACTTAAGCGCATTACTTATCACATTCTGGAACAGCGAAACAAGTTGCGACTCGTTGCCGAGCACGGTCGGCAACGGCTCCGCCTCAACCCTGGCGTGCGCCTCTTCGATCGCAACCGCAAGGTTGCGCTCCGCCAGCGCCAGGACCTCGGCAAGATCCACCGGATCGTGCACCGCGGCGCCGGAGGCGGCACGGGAATAGGTCAGCAAGTCCTTGATCATCGCGCTCATCCGCCGCGCGCCGTCGCTGGCGAAGCCGATATACTCGCGCGCCCGATCGTCGAGCGCATCGCCGTAGTCCCGGGCCAGCAGGTCGGTGAAGCTGGCCACCATGCGCAACGGCTCCTGCAGGTCGTGCGACGCCAGATAGGCGAAGCGTTCGAGGTCGCGGTTCGAGCGGGCGAGCGAGTCCGCCTGCGCCTTGAGGTCGCGTTCGGCCTGGATCAGCTGGGTCACGTCGGTGGAAACCACCAGCACGCGCCTCGCACCGGTGTTCGGGTCGCGATAGGGCACCCGGTCGGTGCGGACCCAGCCGCTGGCGCCGTCCGCCCGGCGATATTCCTCGATAACGCCCAGCTTGGGCTCGCCCGACCGGATCACCTCCAGGTCGGCTTCGTGCTGCACGGCCGCGGTGGCGGGAAAGGCCTCGCCGGCATCGTAGGGCGTGGCGAGGTCCGGGCGACCGGTCGACTGGGCCGCGAGACGGTTCTGCCGCAGCACGACATTGCGGTCGTCCTTGTAGAAGATGCGGGCCGGCACGCTGTTGAAGATCAGCTCCAGTTCCGTGCGCTGCGCTTCCAGCGCACGTTCCCACGCCTGCCGCTCCGACACGTCGATCATCACCGCCATCGAGCGGGACAGCGAGCCGTCGGGGTTGCGGTCCCAGGCCGAGGACAGCTCCACCGGCATGATCCGCCCCGACTTGGTCACATACTCGTACGGCACGTCCATGGCGCGGCCGGTGCGCAGCGCCTCGGGGAAATACCTGGTCAGCGCCAGCTCGCGCGAGTGCGGCGTCATCAGGTCGAACGCCGAGCGGCCGATCACCTCGTCGCGGTCGTAGCCCATCTTGGCGAGCCAATAGTCGCTGACCGAAAGATAGCGACCGTCCGGACCGACCGACTGCAGCATCACCGGCGTTTCGTTATACAGGCGCATGACCTGTGCCGCCGTCCGTTGCAGGTCCTCCTTGGTCCGGGCGGCAGACGCGACGACCATCGCGATCACGTATTTCGGTGCACAGACCGCAGCGGCGACGAGCTGGAGATAGAGGATGCGGTCGGCCATGCTCGCGGCCCCGGCCTCGGCAAGAGGGCCGAGGCCGCCGACGGTCATGCCGGTCACCGCGGCGACGGTGCCGACCACCGCAACGGCTGCTCCCAGCCTGCCGATCCGCAGCGCGGACCACACCAGCGCCGGCAACACGAGGACGGACAGCAGGGCGCCGCCATGCGTCAGCACCAGCCACAGCAGGACGGCGACGGCGGTCAGAGTGAACAGCGTTTCCGCCAGACGCGCCGCACTTTGATATGCCCTTAGCTCTCCCGCCGTGGTCCAGCACGCAAGCGGCAGCACGATCAGCATGCCGACCGCATCGGCCGCCCACCACTGACCCCAGGCGGACCAGTAGTCCGCCTCCGGGGCGGTCCATGTCGCAGCCGCGGCCGCAATGCTTGCGCCAACGCAGGGTGCGAGCAGCGCCGCGACGCCGGCCATTCGGCCTGCGTCGGCCATCGTGTCCAGTCGCGCCGGATGGCGTACCAGCAGCCGCAGGCCGGCAAAGGCAAACAGCGCTTCGGCAAGATGCGCCGCGGTCAGCCCGGCCCCGGCCGCCGGGGCAAGGCCGGCCGCAACGGCGGCCGCGAACATGCCGGCTGCACCGGCGATCGCGACTGCCGCGCGCCGCCGACCGGACGTGCGCAGCAACGCGGCAAGCAGCACGGCGCTCGCCGGCCAGATCGCCGGCTGACCGCCCGCCTCGCGCAGCCACAACGCGCCGGCCGCGGTCGCGCCGAAACACAGCACGGCGCCGACCAGGGCCATGACCGCTGCTGCGGGGACCCGCCGCATCGGATTGCCGCCGGCGTCGACCGGCACGCTTTCGGCCGCGTCAGCCATGATGGCGAAGTCTCCGCTCCACGGCATTCTCCGAGACCGTGCGGCCGGGTGGACTTGCAGCGAGGTTGTCCAAAATCAACGCCAGGTCAGCGATGCGCAATACATATGCATGTGGCATTTTACATGCTCTTGAAGACAATTCTCTTCACCCGGGGTCGACATCGCAACTTCCGGACTCTACAACGTGACGCCGCGTTAACAAATCGTTTACGAAGATGAGCGTTAGCTTGACTGGCGATTGATTGAGTCACGCAGCCGCATGCCGGACCAACGATATTGCTGCGCTGATTGCCTGACGATACCGAAAGGTGCCGGGATGACGATAGGACCTCTCCCGCTCACGACGACGACCCGACCGACACCGGAAGGGCGACCGGCACTGGAGATTTCGGCGGACGGCGCGGGTCCGCCGGTGACGACACCCCGGAGCGCACCCCGTGAACGCTAGCCGCGGCGCCGCACAGGCGGGCCATCGGCGGCAGGGCGATGCCCCGGCCGTCGTGGTGCGCCTGCTGCTGGTCGAGGACAACCCCGGCGACCGCCGGGTTATCGAGCGCCTGCTGGCCGACGCGCGCATGCTGGCGGTGCAGGTCGACTGGGCGGCGAGCATCGCCGAGGCGGTCGCCGCCATGGCCCGGCGCGGCCACGATATCGCACTGGTCGATTTCCACCTGCCCGACGGCACCGCGCTCGAAGTGCTCGCCGAGGCGCGCCGGCTCGACTGGCCGGCGCCGCTGGTGGTGCTGACCGGCATGGACAACCCTAACGACGACCTGCTCGCGATGCAGGTGGGCGCTTACGACTATCTCGACAAGAACAGCCTGCGCACGGAATCGTTGGAGCGCAGCATCCGCTATGCCCTCGACCGCAAGCGCCTGGAGCTTGAAATGCGCAAGGCGCGCGAGGCGGCGGAGCATGCCAGCGCGATGAAGTCGCGTTTCCTGGCCAACATGAGCCACGAGCTGCGCACGCCGATCAACTCCGTGCTCGGCTTCTCCGAGATGCTGATGCTGGAAAAGGTTTCCGGCGCGATCACAGAGCGCCAGCGCGAGTATCTCTGCAACATCCGCGAGTCCGGCCAGCACCTGCTGACGTTGATCAACGACCTGCTCGACCTCGCCAAGGCCGAGCAGGGCCGGGTCGAGCTGCACGAGCAGCGCTTCGACCTGGTCCGTGTCGTCGAAGACCTGGCCGAGATGCTGACGCCGCAGGTCGAGCGCAAAGGCCTGATCCTGAAGATCGAGGCGGACTCGCCCGCCCTGTGGATCGACGCCGACCGACGGCTGATCAAGCAGGCGCTGTTGAACCTGGTCTCGAACGCGATCAAGTTCATCGACCAGGGCGGCCTGATCCGGGTCGCGCTGTCGCGCGGTGCCGACGGCGAGACCGTGGTCAGCGTGGTCGACAGCGGGTGGGGCATGCCGCCGGAGCAGATCAGCGCCGCCTTCGCGGCCTATGTCCAGTTGGAGAACGCCTATCGCCGGGCGGAGATGCAGGGCACCGGCCTGGGCCTGGCGCTGACGAAGCAGTTCGTCGAGATCCATGGCGGCGCGATCGCAATCCAGAGCGAGGTCGGCGTCGGTTCCACGGTGCGCTTCACGCTGCCGGCGTCGCGCTCGGCGCAACGCGGCGGCAGCCGCCCGCTGAACGGGCGCGACAGCCTGGCCGCAGTGCCGGAGCAGGCGGCGCGCCAGCACGGGCCCACCCTCCCCACGCCGACCCTGCCCGGACCCGAGGACCTCCGGTCGGCGGGCACCGGACCGATCGGCGGCGCACACGCCGAGACGATCGCGGCGGCCCTGCGCGGCTGATCCGGCGCCACAGGCGCGGCGCCCACCGTCAGTGGGCGCGCAGCCGGCTGAGGCGCACCTCCTGCTTCACCCGCAGCGTGTCCAGATAGACCGCGGCGATCAGGATCACGCCGATCACGATCTGCTGCACGAACGGCGACATGCCGAGCACGTTCAAGCCGAAGCGGATCGTCGCCATGATGATCGCGCCGATGATTGCGCCGCCGACCGAGCCGCGACCGCCCTGCAGGCTGGCGCCACCGATCACCGCCGCCGCGATGGCGTCGAGCTCGTAGCCGAAGCCGATGCCGGGATGGGCCGAGTTGATCCGCGAGGCGAGCACGATCGACGAGGCGCCGACCATCAGCCCGCAGGTCACGTAGATGGCGATCTTGTAGCCGGTCACGCCGATGCCGCTGCGCCGCGACGCCTCCTCGCTGCCGCCGATGGCATAGGCGTAGCGGCCGATCCGGCTCTGCTGGAACACGTAGAGCATCAGCAGGCCGATCGCGGCCAGGATCAGCAGCGGCAGCGGAATGCCGGCCACGCTGCCGCCGGCGACGAACTCGAACTCGGCCGGGAAGCCGTACATCGAGTAGCCCTCGCTGAGCAGCAGCGCGATCCCCTGGGCGATGCCGAGCATCCCGAGCGTCGCGATGAACGGCGGCAGGCCGCCGAAAGTGATGATCAGGCCGTTGACCAGGCCGATCGCCGCCCCGGTCGCGAGCGCCATCGCGCCGGCCAGCACCATCGACTGTTCCCAGTAGATGCTGAACACGCCCATCACCACCATGCACAGCGACATGCCGGTGCCGACGCTGAGGTCGATGCCGCCGGAGATGATCACCAGCGTCACGCCGATCGCCAGGATCGCCCGCGTCGTCGCCTGCACGCCGATGGTCAGCATGTTGTCGACGGTGACGAAGTCGGCATAGGCGATCGACATGCCGATCAGGATCACGATCAGGATGGCGATGGCGCCGAGCCTGTCGATCAGCTGCCAGGCCAGCACCCGGCCCTGGCCCGGCCTGCGCTCCGGGGCGCTCATCGGGCCGCCTCCCCGCCGTGGGCGCGTTCGTCGACGCCGGTGATCATCATCCGCACCACTTCGTCGCGGTCGGTCTCGCCGGCCAGCCGCTCGCCGACGCGCCGCCCGTTCTTCAGCACGACCATGCGGTCGGCCACCTTGAACACGTCCTCCATGATGTGGCTGATGTAGATGACGGCGATGCCGGAGGCGCACAGGTCGCGCACCAGCCGCAGCACCTTCTCGGTCTGCACCACGCCGAGCGCCGCCGTCGGCTCGTCCATGATCAGCACCCGCGCCTTGCCGTAGACCGCCTTGGCGATCGCGATCGACTGGCGCTGGCCGCCGGACAGATGCCGCACCGCGGTGCGCAGCGACGGGATCTCGATATTGAGCCGGTCGAATAGCGCCTGGGCGTCGCGGTTCATCCGCGCCTTGTCGAACACCGCCAGGAGCGGGCCGAGCAGGCCGCGGCGCAACTCGCGGCCGAGGAACAGGTTGGCGGTCACGTCCAGGTTGTCGCACAGCGCGAGGTCCTGGTAGACGGTCTCGATTCCGGCCGCCTTCGCCGCCTTCGGCGTGTCCAGGTGGACCGGACGGCCGTCGAGCAGGATCGCGCCCTCGTCGGGCGGCTGCACCCGGACAGCGCCTTGATCAACGTGGATTTGCCGGCGCCGTTGTCGCCGAGCAGCGCCACCACTTCGTTGCCGCGGACGGCAAAGTCGACCGCCCGCAGCGCGGCAACGCCGCCGAAGAACTTGGAGATGCCGCGCATCTCCACCAGCGGCGCATCGTCTGCCAATGCGTCCAAGGATCTGATCCTGCGAGAAATGGGGCGCCCGTTCGGCCGGGCGCCCCGCTTGCGGATGGGCCTATTCGGGGCGCGCGATGCCGAGCGCCGCTTCGCGGTAGGCGTGCACGTTCCACGGATGCACCAGCGTCATGCCGGAATCGATGAACGGCGGGAAGTCGTCCGCCGACTTCTCGCCGCTGATGATCTGCATCGCGATCTCGACCGACAGCTCGCCCATGCCGCGGGCATTCTGCGCCACGTCGCCGGCGGCCTTGCCCTCGATGATCAGGTCGGTGCCTTCCGCGATCCCGTCGAAGCCGACGACGATCACATCGTCGCGCCCGGCCCGCTCCAGCACGATGGACGCGCCGACCGCCATCAGGTCGCTGGACGCGAAGATCAGGTCGACGTCCGGGTTCGCCTGCAGGATCGCCTCGGTCGCCTCCACGCCGCCCGGCGTGGTCCAGTGGCCGGTGATCGAACTGACCAGCTCGATGTCCGGGTACTTGGCGATGGTCTCATGGAAGCCGTCGCGGCGCAGCTGGGCGGTCTCCGACGACGTCTCGCCCTCCAGCTGTGCGACCTGGCCCTTGTAGCTCAGCAGCGCCGCCGCATAGTCGGCGGCAAGGCCGGAGGCGCGGATGTTGTCGGTCTGCACCACCGTCACGTAGTTGGCGCCCTCGACGCCGGAATCGGCCAGGATCACCGGGATGCCGGCCTCGGTCGCCCGGTTCACCGCCGGCGCCAGGCCGCGCGAGTCGACCGCCGCCAGGATGATCGCGTCGACCTTGCGCGAGATCAGCGTCTCCATGATCGAGATCTGTTCCTCGACCGCGCTGTGGCTCGCCACCCCGAAGATCTCGACATTGGCGCCCAGCTCCTCGCCCTTGGCCTGGGCGAAATTGGCCATGTTGGTCATGAACACGTCGCCGATGATCGTCTTCGGCAGCACGGCGATGGTCGGCGCATCCTGCGCCAGGGCATTGCCGGCGGCCGCGAGCGAACTCGCCACACCGATGGCGCTGACCGCCAACAGAAAGTCGCGTCGGATCATGGTCGTCCTCCCCTTTTTTGAGGCGGCTCGCAACGGCGAGCCCGCCTTTCCGGGTGCCGCCAGAGGGGAAAGTCCCGTGGCGCAGGCGCCCGAAACGTTTCGGCCTGTAGGCCTTTGCCGGAACGTTCCACCTCAGCGCCGCATGCGTCAAGCGCGACCGTGCGGCAGGCGGGCTCAGAGTGGCGGCTTCGGCAGCGGCTTCGACATCTTCATGTTCAGGATCTTCTGGCCGAGATAGCGGCTCAGCCGCCATGTCTCGCCGACCCGGGTCCAGTAGCCGCGTCCATGCGCGCTCGCCGGGTCGAGCGCCATGTTTCCGCCGTCGGTGTCGGTCGGATCGTCGCGGGTGAACCCGTGGTCCAGGTAGAAGGCGGAGGATTCGGCGTTCAGCGAGTAGAGCTCGATCCGGCCGCCATGGCCGCGCCGCGCCGAGAAATTGACCGCGAACTCCAGCAGGATGCCGCCGGCGTTGGCGGCACCGGGATGGGCGGTGATGTCGTTGATGTAGGTTGGCTCCAGGTCCGACAGGCTGAGGAAGCCGACCGGCACCCCCATGAACTTGTAGACGTAGCTGAGCGCGGACGCATCGCGGCCGGCGACGCGGAGCGCGCCGTTGGCGATGGACGTGCTGTTCGCGATCCGCCGGTTCCAGCGGTCGACGTCGTCATCGCCGATGCCATCGGCACGGAATGCTGCCAGGTTGTCGTTGAACTGTTTGACCAGCAGGCCCATCGCGGCCGGTCCGACCTGCGTGATCGGCGCCTCGGTCACCCATTCCGGGCTGAAAAACGGCATCGTGTCCTCCCCCGCATGCGCGCATGAAGCCGGCGAACACCCGCCGCCGGCCAATGCCCAGGCTCGCGCGCACCGGCACCGGCCGCGGTGGCATCGGTCACATGCCGGTGCGCGCGGGCGGAAGGACCGGCCGGCGCTCAGGCGTAGAACGCCGGGCGCGGCGGCAGCTCCACCCTGACCGCCTGTCCGCGCTCCAGCGCCTTGCAGCCGGCATCCCCGACCGCGCTGGCCACCAGCCCGTCCCAGGCGCTGGCGCCGACCGGCTTGCCGCCGGCGATCGCGTTGACGAAACCCTGCATCTGCAGGCGATAGGCATCGGCGAAGCGTGGCCGCCAGTCCTGGGCGAAATCGAAGGCCGGGGCGCCGGCCAGCCGCAGCTCGCTGCGGTGCGGCGCCTCCATCGACAGCGTGCCGTTCCTGCACACCATCTCGGTGCGGATGTCGTAGCCGTAGCCGGCGTTGGCGAAGAACTCGATATCGATCAGCTGGCCGGCATCGGTCTCGATCACGATCAGCACCGGGTCGTCCCTGCCGGCCGGGCCGGCACGCCCGGTCCAGACCTGGATGGTGGCGATCTCCGCGCCCAGCAGCCAGCGCATGATGTCGAACTCGTGCACCGTGGCATTGGTGATCGACATCAGCCCGGTGAAGAACGACGGCGCGGTCTGGTTGCGGTGGATGCAGTGCACCAGCAGGGCCGGCCCCAGGCCGCCCTCGCCGAACCGGCGTTTCATGTCGACATAGGCCGGGTCGAATCGGCGCATGAAGCCGACCTGCACCAGCCGCCGCCCGGCCGCCTGCTCGGCCTCGATCACCGGCAGGCAGTCGGCCACGGTCGGTGCCAGCGGCTTCTCGCACAGCACCGGCTTGCCCGCGGCGATGCAGGCCAGCGTGTACGGCTTGTGGGTGTCGTCGGGGGAGGCGACCACCACCGCCTCGACGTCCGCCGCCGCGATCAGCGCCTCCGCCTCGGTCTCGGCCCGCGCCCCCGGCGCCGAGGCGGCGGCCGCCTCCGCCCGGGCGCGATCGCGGTCGGAGACCGCCACGACGTGCGCGCCGGCCACGTGATTGGCGATGGTGCGCACGTGGTCCGCGCCCATCACCCCGGCGCCGATCACCCCGATACCCAGGCTCATTCGCTTCTTCCCTTCGGCTTGATGTGTCGTGCCGGTTCGCGAGC
It contains:
- a CDS encoding response regulator translates to MDQGPEAISILLVEDNPGDVLLTREALRRSGLSNVLSVVDDGDKAIRYLRRAAGFERSKRPQLILLDLNLPGTDGREVLQEIKADDDLKTIPVVVMTSSDDEADVTRSYQAHANCYVTKPHGMDGFDTVLASIERFWFHTARLPRL
- a CDS encoding NUDIX domain-containing protein; its protein translation is MTGATSSARRLDDAFIAAVNRRFSGRAVLVAQVDDPPEPREVGPAPLSGPIAESRLRWLDRLAAEGRPNEPHAMLRATGDLTAHADYSVIDFATVCAIRETGAWPPILSGGALAVCRARGRVLLQRRSRWVSTYPGCLDIVGGAFQPPVGGACGDADLRATIAREFVEETGIAVDCGGAVPAVIAGQLRVGFTGYVQLGLDVAADDLDRAAPTQEGALSAFDAEALAEALSGPEEDWVPTARLHVLAWLALGARAVASGTDTGAVFPDQTVARLLAG
- a CDS encoding ATP-binding cassette domain-containing protein, whose translation is MQPPDEGAILLDGRPVHLDTPKAAKAAGIETVYQDLALCDNLDVTANLFLGRELRRGLLGPLLAVFDKARMNRDAQALFDRLNIEIPSLRTAVRHLSGGQRQSIAIAKAVYGKARVLIMDEPTAALGVVQTEKVLRLVRDLCASGIAVIYISHIMEDVFKVADRMVVLKNGRRVGERLAGETDRDEVVRMMITGVDERAHGGEAAR
- a CDS encoding ABC transporter permease, producing the protein MSAPERRPGQGRVLAWQLIDRLGAIAILIVILIGMSIAYADFVTVDNMLTIGVQATTRAILAIGVTLVIISGGIDLSVGTGMSLCMVVMGVFSIYWEQSMVLAGAMALATGAAIGLVNGLIITFGGLPPFIATLGMLGIAQGIALLLSEGYSMYGFPAEFEFVAGGSVAGIPLPLLILAAIGLLMLYVFQQSRIGRYAYAIGGSEEASRRSGIGVTGYKIAIYVTCGLMVGASSIVLASRINSAHPGIGFGYELDAIAAAVIGGASLQGGRGSVGGAIIGAIIMATIRFGLNVLGMSPFVQQIVIGVILIAAVYLDTLRVKQEVRLSRLRAH
- a CDS encoding ATP-binding protein; translated protein: MNASRGAAQAGHRRQGDAPAVVVRLLLVEDNPGDRRVIERLLADARMLAVQVDWAASIAEAVAAMARRGHDIALVDFHLPDGTALEVLAEARRLDWPAPLVVLTGMDNPNDDLLAMQVGAYDYLDKNSLRTESLERSIRYALDRKRLELEMRKAREAAEHASAMKSRFLANMSHELRTPINSVLGFSEMLMLEKVSGAITERQREYLCNIRESGQHLLTLINDLLDLAKAEQGRVELHEQRFDLVRVVEDLAEMLTPQVERKGLILKIEADSPALWIDADRRLIKQALLNLVSNAIKFIDQGGLIRVALSRGADGETVVSVVDSGWGMPPEQISAAFAAYVQLENAYRRAEMQGTGLGLALTKQFVEIHGGAIAIQSEVGVGSTVRFTLPASRSAQRGGSRPLNGRDSLAAVPEQAARQHGPTLPTPTLPGPEDLRSAGTGPIGGAHAETIAAALRG
- a CDS encoding RlmE family RNA methyltransferase → MPRSVNRRDLSVRVKTARGRKISSVRWLQRQLNDPYVAEAKRRGLRSRAAFKLIEIDDKFHILKPGMAVLDLGAAPGGWSQVAAERVGPSGKVVAVDIRPMDPLPDVVFIQADITEQATEQAARAALGRAPDVVLSDMASSATGHAQTDHLRTMALVEAALDCALSMLAPGGSFVAKVLQGGTQAELLAQMKHRFARVKHAKPPASRSDSAEMYVVATGYRRAADAET
- a CDS encoding 3-methyl-2-oxobutanoate hydroxymethyltransferase; this encodes MNRTRKTVADMLAMKGRQKIKMLFVDKVEEAEAAAEAGIDMLSIIDPIWTPRMREAAGNCFVQVGLLYGELVTADDYMRAAFDAMGIGADCVYCAASLTTIAKLAAEGIPVVSHVGLVPSRRTWTGGFKAVGKTADSALKVFRDVKALEDAGAFAAELEVVPGRVGDEITKRTRMLMLGMGGGAGADAQYLFAEDVLGYTRGHRPRHAKVYRDFRTEYDRLQRERVAAFKEFIADVESGAYPEDGHLVPIDDAEFAAFMKGLPR
- a CDS encoding ATP-binding protein; translated protein: MADAAESVPVDAGGNPMRRVPAAAVMALVGAVLCFGATAAGALWLREAGGQPAIWPASAVLLAALLRTSGRRRAAVAIAGAAGMFAAAVAAGLAPAAGAGLTAAHLAEALFAFAGLRLLVRHPARLDTMADAGRMAGVAALLAPCVGASIAAAAATWTAPEADYWSAWGQWWAADAVGMLIVLPLACWTTAGELRAYQSAARLAETLFTLTAVAVLLWLVLTHGGALLSVLVLPALVWSALRIGRLGAAVAVVGTVAAVTGMTVGGLGPLAEAGAASMADRILYLQLVAAAVCAPKYVIAMVVASAARTKEDLQRTAAQVMRLYNETPVMLQSVGPDGRYLSVSDYWLAKMGYDRDEVIGRSAFDLMTPHSRELALTRYFPEALRTGRAMDVPYEYVTKSGRIMPVELSSAWDRNPDGSLSRSMAVMIDVSERQAWERALEAQRTELELIFNSVPARIFYKDDRNVVLRQNRLAAQSTGRPDLATPYDAGEAFPATAAVQHEADLEVIRSGEPKLGVIEEYRRADGASGWVRTDRVPYRDPNTGARRVLVVSTDVTQLIQAERDLKAQADSLARSNRDLERFAYLASHDLQEPLRMVASFTDLLARDYGDALDDRAREYIGFASDGARRMSAMIKDLLTYSRAASGAAVHDPVDLAEVLALAERNLAVAIEEAHARVEAEPLPTVLGNESQLVSLFQNVISNALKYRSEAAPVVRVDAKAEGGVWHVVVKDNGIGIDPKHHERVFDLFRRLHPRDAYEGTGLGLAICRKVVEAHGGTIWIESALGTGTEVHFTLSAGDGVRRQADGPGS